TAACTGTACCATCTTTCATTGCCACTGCACCCCAGTTACAGCAATACATTACACCACCAATTTCATCGACGCCACCTTCTAAACCAAATGCTAAATCAGCATTTGTTTTAAGTAAAGTGTTACGTGCGCGATTTACTGCACCTTGACGGGTTTCTTCATTTGAAAATGGTTGCACTGATACATCTGAGGCAACTTCTAAATTTTCAAGTTGTGCATCAGGAAAATATTTAGACACAATAGCTTGTACTGCGCCTACTTTTGCTTTATTTTCTGTCCCTACTGCGATTTTCATTCATTCATCTCCAAATTGTGTTGTAGATTTTTAGTTTAGAAAACTCATTTCACATCAAATGCGCGAAATATTATTTTTCTTATGTGGACTCCTAAAAAAATTTACTCTCCAATAAAAAACGAGAATGCGAAAAACACCACATCCTCGTATTATAACATTAATATACTTTTTTACACGTTTGCACGAATTGAATCGATTGTTGAACGGTCTGCTGATCGAATCAGTTTTACTAATAACTCTTTTGCAGCTGCATAGTCATCAACATGGATAATGGACGCAGATGTATGGATGTAACGCGAGCAAATACCGATAACTGCTGAAGGAATACCGTCGTTTTGTGTATGCACGCGACCTGCATCCGTACCACCTGGTGAAACGAAGTATTGATATGGAATATGATTTGATTCAGCTGTATCTAATACGAATTCACGCATACCTCGGTGTGTCACCATAGAACGGTCGAAAATACGTAATAACGGTCCGTTTCCTAATTGACCAAATTGCTCTTTATCACCCGAAGTGTCGTTTGCTGGTGACGCGTCAAGTGCAAAGAAAAGGTCTGGTTGAATCATATTTGCCGAAACTGCTGCACCACGTAAACCAACTTCCTCCATTACGTTTGCGCCAGAATAAATGTGGCTCGCTACTTCTTTGCCATGCAATTCTTTTAATAATTCGATTGCTAAACCACAGCCATAGCGGTTATCCCAAGCTTTAGCCATAATTTTTTTCGGATTTGCCATTGGTGTAAATGGACAAACTGGAATGATTGATTGACCTGGGCGTACCCCTAAGTTCATCGCATCTTCTTTAGAATCCGCGCCGATATCGATTAGCATGTTTTTAATATCCATGGGCTTTGCACGTTCTGCATCTGTTAATAGATGCGGTGGAATTGATGCAATTACACCCGGAATTTCACGATCTTTTGCATACACTGTTACACGCTGAGCTAGCATTACTTGGTTCCACCAGCCACCAAGTGTTTGGAAGCGAATCATACCGTTATCTGTAATTGATGTTACCATGAATGCCACTTCATCCATATGACCAGCTACTAAAATTTTTGGCGCATTTTCGTCTTGTGCTTTACGTACACCAAAGATGCCACCTAAATTATCTTGAATAATTTCATCTGAGTATTTTTCTAATTCAGAACGCATGAAGTTACGAACAGCACGTTCATTTCCTGGTGCACCAGGGAGTTCTGTTAATGTTTTAAATAAATTCAATGTATCTTGATTCATGTTAGACACCTCAAAATTAGATTTTTTCCATTATAACATAAATTCCAAATAATATTTCGAAATTCGAACCTTCTATTTTTTGTACACAAAATTCAGAGTATGTTAAAGTAAATGTAGATTATATTTTTGAGGGGGATTTTTCATGAATGTAAAAGATTTTGCTCTTGGCGTGGTGACAGGTGTTGCAGCAGCAGTCATCGTCAAAGAAATGTCAAACCGTGTCGTTCCATATGCAAATCCAGACAATATTTTAGAAAATATTAAATCGGAATTTAAAAAACAAACACCAATTGATGGCTCATGGATTTATATGAAAACTGAAAACTACAGCAATGGCTTTACTGAAATCCCAGTATTTAAAGGTGGAATTACCCGTACGGTAGAAGGCGAAGTTGAAAATTTTGAATTTGCTGCAGATGCACGTTCTGGGGCAATCGTAAATATTGAACAAGTGAAGTAATTCCAAAAGAGGGGCTGTGCAAAAAGTGTTTACTTTTTGCACAGCCCCTCATGTATTTATAATTCGCTTTTGGCGACAGTCAGATATAGAAACAATGCTAAAAACGTCACGTCCTGTGACACGCATTTATAACCAGCTTTATGCTAGCCTCCATCTTCGGCGTAAAGGGAGTATCCCAGAATTACTTCTTAGGGTACTCTCTTTGTCATTTAAAAGATGATTTTTGCTTGTTTTGAACGCTCTAGACGATCGGTAATTTCTTTACCTGTCGCGTCCCATTGAATCATGCGATAGTAAGCATCATGATAGAAAATAAAGCGGTAGTTATTCGCTAATGCTTCCTTTAGAATCTTTTCTTTCGCAAACACACTTGTCATTGGATAATCATCATACGCTAATACCCAAAGCGGGTTTTGGTGGGCATGTGTTGGCATTATATCTGCCATGTGTAGCGCTACTTCTCCATTTTGCTCAAGGCGAATGACTGCATGTCCATCACTATGACCACCTGTATGGATCATTGTAATGCCAGGCGCGACTTTTAGCTCACCATCAAACGGTTTTACTAAATGCTGCACAGGCTCCCAATTGTCCTTCCAGTACGTATTTTTAGAGCGTAAATTTGGCTGACGCATTTCATCCCATTCAGTTTGCGTCACGAAAATGTCTGCATTCGGAAATACCGGCACAAGCTGTTCGCCTTGCCATTTCGTTAAGCCCCCTGCATGGTCAAAGTGTAAGTGTGTCATTAAAATCGCATCGATATCGCCAGGTGTCATGTCGAGTTCGGCTAGGCTTTGTTCGATTGTTGATTCTTCCGAAACACCAAAATTGCGAAGCTGCTTTTCATTTAACTTCCCAGCACCAACGCCAGAATCGATTAAATAATTTTTCCCTTCGTATTGAAGTAGAATCGGCTCACAAGGTAATTCAATTTGGTTTAACTCATTCACTGGATATTTGCGTGACCACAGTGCTTTTGGCACTACCCCAAACATTGCCCCGCCATCTAGTGCTGTGACACCCCCATCTAACCAAGTTAGTGTCATGTTGTGAAATTCAAAACGATCCATTAATCCATCCCCCAAATCATCTTATTATTTTGTTTTAAATTGAGATTCTAATCGATAAATCGGCTGACCTTTTTTCGAGAATTTTTCCTCGTACTCAGTCATGACGTTATCTTCTGGCATGTTTACGTGTAAATCTAATGAAACATAATTTAGAGACATTCCATAAGCGTTCATGCTCACTAATGAATATTCAAAAAGACCACGGTTATCCGTTTTGAAATGGATTTCCCCGTTATCGACTAAAACATTTTCATAAAGCTTCAAGAAGTTTTCATGTGTTAAACGACGTTTCGCATGACGCACTTTTGGCCATGGATCTGAGAAGTTTAAATACACACGGTCTACATCATTTTTAGCAAAGAATTTTTCTAAGTCTTCACCATTTACTTTTAGTAGACGCAAATTAGAAGGTTTGTTTGCTGCTTCGATTTTTTCTAAAGCACAAACAATAACACTATCAAATAATTCAATACCGATATAGTTGATATCTGGATTTTGCTGGGCCATACCTAACACGAATTGCCCTTTTCCTGTTCCTACTTCTATATGTACAGGATTATTGTTGCCAAATACTTCATGCCATTTGCCTTTATAATCTTCTGGGTTTGGCAAAATCACATCTGAATGTTGTGCAATATATTCTGCCGCCCAAGGTTTATGCTTTAATCTCACTGATATATCCTCATTTCTTTTGTAACATCCTCTACATTATAACATCAATTACGACTTGGCGTAATTGAGTCTGGATTCTGCTTTGAGCTCTCGCAAAGAACTCCTTTCCGAATCCATGGCATCCACCGGAGGCTTTAACTGTTATTTTGCTAATTGCCACGCTTTTTCGATTACCGTAATAGCAATCTTGTTGTTACTTTCAAGGAGAAGTTGGTTTTCGCCATCTGCATGCGCCATTACGGAGTCGCTAAACTCAAGCTCAAGCGCTATCGTTTCAAACTGATAAACTTCTTTTAATCGCGTATGCTTTGCAAAAAACACACTACCAAAAAGGAATAACAATTTCCACTTTGATAAATTCGAAACAACCGTTACTTCTAATTTTCCATCAGAAGTATTTGATTGCGGAGATATATTCATACCTCCTCCAAAATACGGCTGATTACTAACGGTAGCAAACCATACATTTTGAAATCGCTGCTGATTGCCATTCTGTTTCACGGTTAATTGAAACGGTTTAAAGGTAAACAGTGCATAAACGACAAAATACGGATAGATTAATTTTCCAATACTCCATTTATTTAGCTTTTTCTTTAGCTGTGATTCATTAGCCGTGTTCGCTACAAGTGCATCAAAGCCTACACCGAAATTATTAACGAATAATTTTGATGCTCCATTTATTTGTGCAATACCGTAATCATGCACTGACGTTTCTATAGTAGCAACAAACTGCTCAAGTTGTTGTACATTTGCAAAAGCTGTATAGCCTCGTGCAAAATCATTACCCGAGCCTGCTGCAATTGCTCCAATATATACATTTTCTACATTTGCCGCGCCGTTTAACACTTCATGTACTGTTCCATCCCCACCAATTGCAACGATACATACCGGCAGCTCTTTTGTTGCAAGCTTTGCAATGTCCTGTGCGAGTACAAATGTGTGCCCCACGTACTGTGTTTCATGCAGTTCATACGGAAACGAGAGCTGCTGATTAAACTGCAACCAACGCTTTTTGGCACGTCCATTCCCAGCATTCGGATTTAAAATAAAATGAACATGCATCGCTAGTTTTCCTTATTCTCCGTACTTTCTGTATTCCAAATATCACGGTGGAAGGACGTCGTTTGAACATTATTTAAAATAGATTGTGCCGCGCGTATTTGCATATGCTTCATCGGGGAAACTGAGCGTCTTAATTGCTCCATCCACTCAGGAAAATTACGCTTGTCTACTAATTGCGTACCATACATTGTACCTGGATAATCGAAATATCCATTACGTGTTAACAATACTTTTTTAATCGACATTTCAGTTCCACTTTGGATAAACAATTGCTCCAGTAACTTTTCCATACGATTCAATTGAATTAATGGGCTTAATACTTTTTTGTCATTTTTGCCAACCTTCTTCATCCAAAAACGCTCACTATTTGCAATATAAACGGCCTGTTCTTCTTGTTCAAGCACTGTAATACATAAGCATTCTGTTGGCGTTAAAATAATAATATCCAGTTCAATCGGTGCCTTTTTCACACGAATTATCGGATAATAAAAAATCAAATAATTATCTGGTAGTGTTTGTAACATCGCCCGTAGCAATGTATCACGCATATATTTCGGATCAACATATGATCTTTCACGTAGCGTTGAGCTTGCCCATTTCATCTGAAAATGGAAAAATTGATCAATAAACATCTTTTTTAATTCTTCTAATGTATTGGGCTCATAAATAATATTTGGTTCAAAAATTAATGTTGTATCTTCTTCTGGAATTTGATCTTCAACAGCCCACTCACTCGAGATATTCACTGTTTCTATTTCTTCACTTTCTTGTACTATAACTTTTTCTTTTTTACTAAACGGAAAGAATTTTTGAAAAAATGTTCGGCTTTTTTCTTCCTGCAGTAAGGGATCTTCATCAATATGTTCCCATCGTTCGATTACTTCACCTGTCTGCCATTGTTGCTTGACACGTTCCCACTGATTTTGTTTTAATCGCATAAACTGTGTCGGGTAACGCGACAAATCAATTTGATAGCGTGAAATATAATCTTGAAGTTTAACTAATTGAGCCATTGTATCGTCTCCTAAATTGTAACCTTATGTTTATTAAGTTATATTTTACAGGTAATTGACAAAAAAAAATAGCAGATTGCGTGATTGCAACCTGCTAGCACCTTTTTCAATTCTTATTATGCATTAATGCCTTTAGGAATCTTTGTTTCAAATTGGGCTTGTAATTTGCGTGTCCATTCGCCCGGCGTACCATTTCCAATTGCCTTACCATCTATGTCAATGATTGGTGTCACTTCAGAAGTTGTTGATGAAACAATTGCTTCATCCATTGCCAGTAACTGCTCTTTTGTCATTGCTTCTTCCTTAACAGACATACCGATTTCAGTTGCACATGTTAAAAGTACTTGGCGTGTAATACCATTTAAAATTAAGTTATTTGCTGGATGCGTGTATAATACTCCATCTTTTATGCCGTAAATATTTGAAGATGATCCTTCTGTAATCGTTTCACCACGGTGTAAAATCGCTTCGTAGCACCCTTTTTCATGTGCTTCTTGTTTTGCAAGCACTGCACCTAGTAAATTAAGTGATTTAATGTCGCATCGTAACCAACGGATATCTTCTACAAATGTCGCTTTTACGCCATTTTCAAAGTTTGCCACTGGACGTGGATTTTCTTTTGTATTCCCCGTAATTACTGGTTTTACGTCATCTCCAGGGAAAATGTGATTTCGTGGGCAAGCACCGCGCGTAATTTGGAAGTATACATGACCAGTGTCGACATTATTGGCTTCTACTAACTGATGTAATAATTGATGTAACTTATCTTTTGTATACGGAATTGCGATACGAATTTTTTCTGCGCTCGCATAAAAACGATCAATATGCTCAGTAGCTGTGAATAATTCACCATTATATACTTTTACTACTTCATATACACCATCACCAAATTGGTAACCACGGTCTTCCTTATCAATTACTATTTCATCATTTTTCACGATTTGATCATTTAATAAACTATAGCTCATTAATTTTACCACCTTTTATTTAATTATTTCGTTGCTAATTTTACAATAGCTTCCGCATAAATTGCAGCAGCCTTTACTAAATTTTCTACTACAACAAACTCATTTGCTTGGTGTGCTACATCTGGTTCACCAGGGAATAACATCCCAAACGCCACACCTTTTTTCATAACACGCGCATACGTACCGCCACCTGTAGATAGTGGTTTG
This portion of the Solibacillus daqui genome encodes:
- a CDS encoding DUF84 family protein, whose product is MKIAVGTENKAKVGAVQAIVSKYFPDAQLENLEVASDVSVQPFSNEETRQGAVNRARNTLLKTNADLAFGLEGGVDEIGGVMYCCNWGAVAMKDGTVISSSGAQFALPEVIAQELRMGKELGPVMDVYTDIENIRHHQGAIGIFTNDLIDRKQMFEHIVTLLIGQVLFKLKKQQSSL
- a CDS encoding M42 family metallopeptidase, with amino-acid sequence MNQDTLNLFKTLTELPGAPGNERAVRNFMRSELEKYSDEIIQDNLGGIFGVRKAQDENAPKILVAGHMDEVAFMVTSITDNGMIRFQTLGGWWNQVMLAQRVTVYAKDREIPGVIASIPPHLLTDAERAKPMDIKNMLIDIGADSKEDAMNLGVRPGQSIIPVCPFTPMANPKKIMAKAWDNRYGCGLAIELLKELHGKEVASHIYSGANVMEEVGLRGAAVSANMIQPDLFFALDASPANDTSGDKEQFGQLGNGPLLRIFDRSMVTHRGMREFVLDTAESNHIPYQYFVSPGGTDAGRVHTQNDGIPSAVIGICSRYIHTSASIIHVDDYAAAKELLVKLIRSADRSTIDSIRANV
- a CDS encoding YtnP family quorum-quenching lactonase, with amino-acid sequence MDRFEFHNMTLTWLDGGVTALDGGAMFGVVPKALWSRKYPVNELNQIELPCEPILLQYEGKNYLIDSGVGAGKLNEKQLRNFGVSEESTIEQSLAELDMTPGDIDAILMTHLHFDHAGGLTKWQGEQLVPVFPNADIFVTQTEWDEMRQPNLRSKNTYWKDNWEPVQHLVKPFDGELKVAPGITMIHTGGHSDGHAVIRLEQNGEVALHMADIMPTHAHQNPLWVLAYDDYPMTSVFAKEKILKEALANNYRFIFYHDAYYRMIQWDATGKEITDRLERSKQAKIIF
- the trmB gene encoding tRNA (guanosine(46)-N7)-methyltransferase TrmB: MRLKHKPWAAEYIAQHSDVILPNPEDYKGKWHEVFGNNNPVHIEVGTGKGQFVLGMAQQNPDINYIGIELFDSVIVCALEKIEAANKPSNLRLLKVNGEDLEKFFAKNDVDRVYLNFSDPWPKVRHAKRRLTHENFLKLYENVLVDNGEIHFKTDNRGLFEYSLVSMNAYGMSLNYVSLDLHVNMPEDNVMTEYEEKFSKKGQPIYRLESQFKTK
- a CDS encoding diacylglycerol/lipid kinase family protein, producing MHVHFILNPNAGNGRAKKRWLQFNQQLSFPYELHETQYVGHTFVLAQDIAKLATKELPVCIVAIGGDGTVHEVLNGAANVENVYIGAIAAGSGNDFARGYTAFANVQQLEQFVATIETSVHDYGIAQINGASKLFVNNFGVGFDALVANTANESQLKKKLNKWSIGKLIYPYFVVYALFTFKPFQLTVKQNGNQQRFQNVWFATVSNQPYFGGGMNISPQSNTSDGKLEVTVVSNLSKWKLLFLFGSVFFAKHTRLKEVYQFETIALELEFSDSVMAHADGENQLLLESNNKIAITVIEKAWQLAK
- a CDS encoding nuclease-related domain-containing protein, translated to MAQLVKLQDYISRYQIDLSRYPTQFMRLKQNQWERVKQQWQTGEVIERWEHIDEDPLLQEEKSRTFFQKFFPFSKKEKVIVQESEEIETVNISSEWAVEDQIPEEDTTLIFEPNIIYEPNTLEELKKMFIDQFFHFQMKWASSTLRERSYVDPKYMRDTLLRAMLQTLPDNYLIFYYPIIRVKKAPIELDIIILTPTECLCITVLEQEEQAVYIANSERFWMKKVGKNDKKVLSPLIQLNRMEKLLEQLFIQSGTEMSIKKVLLTRNGYFDYPGTMYGTQLVDKRNFPEWMEQLRRSVSPMKHMQIRAAQSILNNVQTTSFHRDIWNTESTENKEN
- the dat gene encoding D-amino-acid transaminase is translated as MSYSLLNDQIVKNDEIVIDKEDRGYQFGDGVYEVVKVYNGELFTATEHIDRFYASAEKIRIAIPYTKDKLHQLLHQLVEANNVDTGHVYFQITRGACPRNHIFPGDDVKPVITGNTKENPRPVANFENGVKATFVEDIRWLRCDIKSLNLLGAVLAKQEAHEKGCYEAILHRGETITEGSSSNIYGIKDGVLYTHPANNLILNGITRQVLLTCATEIGMSVKEEAMTKEQLLAMDEAIVSSTTSEVTPIIDIDGKAIGNGTPGEWTRKLQAQFETKIPKGINA